A window from Roseburia sp. 499 encodes these proteins:
- the gap gene encoding type I glyceraldehyde-3-phosphate dehydrogenase, whose product MSVRVAINGFGRIGRLAFRQMFGAEGYEVVAINDLTSPKMLAHLLKYDSSQGKYELADKVTAGEDSITVDGKEIKIYAEADASNCPWGELKVDVVLECTGFYTSKEKASAHIKAGARKVVISAPAGNDLPTIVYNVNHNTLKADDTVISAASCTTNCLAPMADALNKYAAIQSGIMCTIHAYTGDQMTLDGPQRKGDLRRSRAAAVNIVPNSTGAAKAIGLVIPELNGKLIGSAQRVPTPTGSTTILTAVVKGNDVTVEGINAAMKAAANESFGYNEDEIVSSDIVGMRFGSLFDATQTMVSKVADDLYEVQVVSWYDNENSYTSQMVRTIKYFSELA is encoded by the coding sequence ATGTCAGTAAGAGTAGCAATCAATGGATTTGGACGTATTGGACGTTTAGCTTTCAGACAGATGTTCGGTGCAGAAGGATACGAAGTAGTAGCAATCAACGATTTAACAAGCCCTAAAATGTTAGCACACTTGTTAAAATATGATTCATCTCAGGGTAAATATGAATTAGCAGATAAAGTAACAGCTGGAGAAGATTCTATTACAGTTGATGGAAAAGAAATCAAAATCTACGCTGAAGCTGATGCTAGCAATTGCCCATGGGGAGAATTAAAAGTAGACGTTGTTCTTGAATGTACAGGATTCTATACATCCAAAGAAAAAGCTTCTGCTCATATCAAAGCAGGTGCTCGTAAAGTTGTTATTTCTGCTCCAGCAGGAAATGACCTTCCTACAATCGTTTACAATGTAAACCACAATACACTGAAAGCTGATGATACAGTTATTTCTGCAGCTTCTTGTACAACAAACTGCTTAGCTCCAATGGCTGACGCTTTAAACAAATATGCAGCAATTCAGTCTGGTATTATGTGTACAATCCATGCTTACACAGGAGATCAGATGACATTAGACGGACCTCAGAGAAAAGGTGATTTAAGAAGATCTCGTGCAGCAGCAGTTAACATCGTTCCTAACAGCACAGGTGCTGCAAAGGCTATCGGATTAGTTATTCCAGAATTAAACGGAAAATTAATCGGTTCTGCACAGCGTGTACCTACCCCAACAGGTTCTACAACTATCTTAACAGCAGTTGTTAAAGGTAACGACGTAACTGTTGAAGGAATCAATGCAGCTATGAAAGCAGCAGCTAACGAATCTTTCGGATACAACGAAGATGAAATCGTATCTTCTGATATCGTAGGAATGAGATTTGGTTCTTTATTCGACGCTACTCAGACTATGGTTTCTAAAGTTGCTGATGATTTATATGAAGTACAGGTTGTTTCTTGGTACGATAACGAAAACAGCTACACAAGCCAGATGGTTCGTACAATCAAATACTTCAGCGAATTAGCATAG
- a CDS encoding phosphoglycerate kinase, translating into MSLNKLSVDDINVKGKRVLCRCDFNVPLKDGKITDENRLVAALPTIKKLVADGGKVILCSHLGKVKTDEDKKTKTLAPVATRLSELLGQEVKFAADAEVVGPNAKAAVEAMNDGDVILLENTRFRAEETKNGEAFSKELASLCDVFVNDAFGTAHRAHCSNVGVAGLVDTAAVGYLMQKEIDFLGNAVENPVRPFVAILGGAKVADKLNVISNLLEKCDTLIIGGGMAFTFLKAQGYEIGKSLVDDTKLDYCKEMIAKAEKLGKKLLLPIDTVAADAFPDPIDAEIPVEVYAVEAMPADKAGFDIGPKTAELYADAVKSAKTVVWNGPMGIFENPVLAKGTIAVAEALAETDATTIIGGGDSAAAVNQLGFGDKMSHISTGGGASLEFLEGKELPGVAAANNK; encoded by the coding sequence ATGTCTTTAAACAAACTTTCTGTAGATGATATTAATGTAAAAGGAAAACGCGTTCTTTGCAGATGCGATTTCAATGTACCTTTAAAAGATGGTAAGATTACAGACGAAAACCGTCTGGTAGCAGCTCTTCCTACAATTAAAAAATTAGTAGCTGATGGTGGAAAAGTAATTCTTTGCTCTCACTTAGGAAAAGTGAAGACAGACGAAGACAAGAAAACAAAGACTCTTGCACCAGTAGCTACAAGACTTTCTGAATTATTAGGACAGGAAGTAAAATTTGCAGCAGATGCAGAGGTTGTTGGACCAAATGCAAAAGCAGCTGTAGAAGCTATGAATGATGGAGATGTTATTTTATTAGAAAACACACGTTTCAGAGCAGAAGAAACAAAGAACGGAGAAGCTTTCTCTAAAGAACTTGCTTCTTTATGTGATGTTTTCGTAAATGATGCATTCGGTACTGCTCATAGAGCACACTGCTCTAACGTAGGTGTTGCTGGGTTAGTTGACACTGCAGCAGTTGGATACTTAATGCAGAAAGAAATCGACTTCTTAGGAAATGCAGTAGAAAACCCAGTTAGACCTTTCGTAGCAATTCTTGGTGGAGCTAAAGTTGCTGATAAGTTAAACGTTATCTCCAACTTATTAGAGAAATGTGATACTTTAATCATTGGTGGTGGTATGGCATTCACATTCTTAAAGGCACAGGGATATGAAATCGGAAAATCTTTAGTAGATGATACAAAGCTTGATTACTGTAAGGAAATGATTGCAAAAGCTGAGAAACTTGGAAAGAAATTATTACTTCCAATCGATACAGTAGCAGCAGATGCATTCCCAGATCCAATTGATGCTGAGATTCCAGTAGAAGTATATGCAGTAGAAGCTATGCCAGCAGATAAAGCAGGATTCGATATCGGACCTAAGACAGCAGAATTATATGCAGACGCTGTTAAATCTGCTAAGACTGTTGTATGGAACGGACCAATGGGTATATTCGAAAACCCTGTACTTGCAAAAGGAACTATCGCAGTAGCAGAAGCTTTAGCTGAAACAGATGCAACAACAATCATTGGTGGTGGAGATTCCGCAGCAGCTGTTAACCAGTTAGGATTCGGTGACAAGATGAGCCACATTTCCACAGGTGGTGGAGCTTCTTTGGAATTCTTAGAAGGAAAAGAACTTCCAGGAGTAGCAGCAGCTAATAACAAATAG
- the tpiA gene encoding triose-phosphate isomerase — protein MARKKIIAGNWKMNKTPSEAVALVNELKPLVANDEVDVVFCVPAIDIIPAMEAAKGSNINIGAENMYFEESGAYTGEISPAMLTDAGVKYVVLGHSERREYFAETDETVNKKVLKAFEHGITPIICCGESLTQRKQGIYIDWIRMQIKIAFQNVTADQAKTAVIAYEPIWAIGTGETATSDQAEEVCAAIRACIKEVYDEATAEAIRIQYGGSVNAGNAAELFAKPDIDGGLVGGASLKADFGKIVNYK, from the coding sequence ATGGCAAGAAAGAAAATTATTGCAGGAAACTGGAAAATGAACAAAACTCCAAGCGAAGCAGTAGCTTTAGTAAACGAGTTAAAACCATTAGTAGCAAATGATGAAGTAGACGTAGTATTCTGTGTACCGGCTATCGACATCATCCCAGCTATGGAAGCAGCAAAAGGATCTAACATCAACATTGGTGCAGAAAATATGTACTTTGAAGAAAGCGGAGCATACACAGGAGAAATCTCCCCTGCTATGTTAACAGACGCTGGTGTAAAATATGTTGTATTAGGACATTCTGAAAGAAGAGAATACTTCGCAGAAACAGATGAAACTGTAAACAAGAAAGTATTAAAGGCTTTCGAACATGGTATTACACCAATCATCTGCTGTGGAGAATCTTTAACACAGAGAAAACAAGGCATCTACATCGACTGGATTCGTATGCAGATTAAGATTGCGTTCCAGAACGTAACTGCAGATCAGGCTAAGACAGCAGTTATCGCTTACGAGCCAATCTGGGCTATCGGAACTGGTGAAACAGCTACTTCCGATCAGGCAGAAGAAGTATGTGCAGCAATTCGTGCATGCATCAAAGAAGTATATGATGAAGCAACAGCAGAAGCAATCCGTATTCAGTATGGCGGATCTGTAAACGCAGGAAATGCAGCAGAATTATTTGCAAAACCAGACATCGACGGTGGTCTTGTAGGAGGAGCTTCCTTAAAGGCTGACTTTGGTAAGATTGTTAATTACAAATAA
- a CDS encoding HAMP domain-containing sensor histidine kinase: protein MDWIEEKAEKLKEYLKNISLVRSLICYLCITSIGAVALWLFTRNICDVWMQVIGMRIQNIHYYDLDMGGKLFVSQSKKYGMILKILSVIYNNSFVIYMFIAYVIAGKVFWTKKLYPALETISDMLSALNAGDYSREIVYHSGDEMGRIGEGMEELRKKLIREKCRQWEQQEEQRNINAAFAHDMRTPLTVIRGYTEFLQKYVPQGKVSQELLMEKLDTMKYQEERLLRFSNTMTELQRIEKREISCKWMKFYDLQQRLKESMEVMEQMNGKTISICTEQETESKEKQQEIFADCECIQEVVENLLNNAVRYARQHIVVQLEIGKRELIIYVKDDGPGFSQKALRIAAQAYFSEEKDSSEHFGIGLSICKILCENHNGNLTFQNSIKEGAIAAATFGIGVR from the coding sequence ATGGATTGGATAGAAGAAAAAGCAGAAAAGTTAAAAGAATATTTGAAAAATATCAGTCTGGTAAGAAGTTTAATATGTTATTTGTGTATTACTTCAATAGGTGCAGTTGCATTGTGGCTTTTTACTAGAAATATTTGTGATGTATGGATGCAGGTGATTGGTATGCGAATTCAGAATATTCACTATTATGATTTGGATATGGGAGGAAAGTTATTTGTTTCACAAAGCAAAAAGTATGGCATGATATTGAAGATATTGTCTGTTATTTATAATAATAGTTTTGTGATTTATATGTTTATTGCATATGTGATTGCAGGAAAAGTCTTTTGGACCAAAAAGCTTTATCCGGCATTGGAGACGATATCGGATATGCTCAGTGCCCTAAATGCGGGAGATTATAGTAGGGAAATTGTATATCACAGTGGCGATGAGATGGGAAGAATTGGAGAAGGGATGGAGGAACTCAGAAAGAAACTTATACGGGAGAAATGCCGACAATGGGAACAGCAGGAAGAGCAGCGTAACATTAATGCAGCATTTGCCCATGATATGAGAACACCGTTAACAGTCATTCGGGGGTATACAGAGTTTTTGCAGAAATATGTACCGCAGGGAAAGGTTTCACAGGAATTATTGATGGAAAAACTGGATACCATGAAGTATCAGGAGGAACGTTTGCTGCGGTTTTCAAATACCATGACAGAGCTTCAGCGAATCGAGAAAAGGGAAATATCTTGTAAGTGGATGAAATTTTATGATTTACAACAGCGTTTGAAAGAATCCATGGAAGTCATGGAACAGATGAATGGGAAAACAATTTCTATATGCACAGAGCAAGAAACAGAGAGCAAGGAGAAACAGCAGGAAATCTTTGCGGATTGCGAATGTATTCAAGAGGTTGTAGAGAATCTTTTGAATAATGCGGTGCGTTATGCCCGACAACATATTGTAGTGCAATTAGAAATCGGAAAAAGGGAATTGATTATATATGTAAAGGATGACGGACCGGGGTTTTCACAGAAAGCACTGCGAATAGCAGCTCAAGCATATTTTAGTGAAGAAAAGGATAGCAGCGAACATTTTGGCATTGGATTGTCTATTTGTAAAATTCTTTGCGAAAATCATAATGGAAATCTCACTTTTCAAAATAGTATAAAAGAAGGAGCTATTGCGGCAGCTACCTTTGGAATCGGAGTGAGATAA
- a CDS encoding response regulator transcription factor: MKKILVVDDETDIRKLLKEYLELEGYLVYTVENGSKAIENIKYNPDLILLDVNMPDMDGYEVCEKIRDYVNCPILFLTARTEEKDRVNGLKSGGDDYIIKPFSIDELLARVEAHLRREERKSQKSNVYIKENLTVDFSGHQVLYDGENLGFTRTEYLILELLLTHSGQVFEKEQIYEKVRGFDGEADAGIVAEHVRRIRNKLGKYSKKTYIETVWGVGYRWIG; the protein is encoded by the coding sequence ATGAAGAAAATATTGGTAGTGGATGATGAAACAGATATCCGTAAATTATTAAAAGAATATCTGGAATTAGAAGGGTATTTGGTATATACGGTAGAAAATGGTAGTAAAGCCATAGAAAACATCAAATATAATCCGGATTTAATATTATTGGATGTGAATATGCCGGATATGGATGGATACGAAGTGTGTGAAAAGATAAGAGATTATGTAAATTGTCCGATTCTTTTCCTTACAGCACGAACAGAAGAAAAAGATAGAGTTAATGGGTTGAAGTCAGGAGGAGACGATTACATTATAAAGCCCTTTTCTATAGATGAATTATTGGCGAGAGTGGAAGCACATTTGCGACGAGAAGAGCGAAAGAGTCAAAAGAGCAATGTGTATATCAAAGAAAATTTGACGGTAGATTTTTCCGGACATCAGGTATTGTATGATGGAGAAAATTTGGGATTTACGAGAACAGAATATCTGATTTTAGAATTGTTGCTGACCCATAGTGGACAGGTATTTGAGAAAGAGCAGATATATGAGAAGGTTCGTGGCTTTGATGGAGAAGCAGATGCAGGAATCGTAGCAGAGCATGTGCGAAGAATCCGTAATAAACTTGGAAAATACAGTAAGAAAACATATATAGAAACAGTGTGGGGAGTAGGATACCGATGGATTGGATAG